From Candidatus Zixiibacteriota bacterium, one genomic window encodes:
- a CDS encoding class I SAM-dependent methyltransferase gives MDFSMYDDTIACEVAKKYDQKPLTDFTSVTTETKLEELNLNWRERDLPEKARTKHVHRLHPYLGKFIPQLVEIFLRKFRPQFLYDPFCGSGTALVEANVLGIDSIGTDISAFNVLLSKVKMQNYDLKLLEKECHQILARLHIFKRDYYVDSKVNQIFKVNNEFLQTWFSDKSRRELLCYLYLIKDYTYQDLLKIVLCRSARSARLVTHFDLDFPKKPQTEPYFCLKHSRNCQPVNEAYKFLSRYTIDTLARMKAFAKIRTSATTEIIHGDSREVKLPKGIDMVFTSPPYVGLIDYHEQHRYAYELLGLENNEKREIGAAKGGQSEDARKKYIGGINAVLAHTRDYMSRNAIMVIIVNDKYALYQPEAVGFKSIGRVERHVNRRTGRRNGAFYESILIWQKS, from the coding sequence ATGGATTTTTCAATGTATGATGATACTATTGCCTGTGAAGTAGCAAAAAAATATGACCAGAAGCCGTTGACTGATTTCACCAGCGTTACGACCGAGACAAAACTGGAGGAGCTCAATCTAAACTGGCGAGAAAGAGACCTGCCTGAAAAAGCACGTACAAAGCACGTGCATCGCCTTCATCCATATCTGGGCAAATTCATCCCGCAACTGGTCGAAATATTTTTAAGGAAATTTAGACCTCAGTTTTTATATGACCCTTTTTGTGGTTCAGGAACAGCCCTCGTGGAGGCTAATGTTTTGGGCATAGATTCAATCGGCACAGATATATCGGCTTTCAACGTCTTGCTTTCAAAAGTCAAAATGCAGAATTATGATTTAAAATTGCTTGAAAAAGAATGCCATCAGATTCTGGCCAGGCTTCATATTTTCAAAAGAGATTATTATGTAGACAGCAAGGTGAATCAGATTTTTAAGGTCAATAATGAATTTCTTCAGACATGGTTTTCCGACAAATCTCGAAGAGAATTGCTCTGTTATCTTTACTTGATTAAGGACTATACTTATCAGGACTTGCTGAAAATCGTGCTATGCCGTTCTGCACGATCTGCTCGGTTAGTGACACACTTTGATCTGGATTTTCCCAAGAAACCGCAGACTGAACCATATTTTTGTTTAAAGCACAGCCGTAATTGTCAACCAGTCAATGAAGCATACAAATTTCTGTCAAGATACACCATTGATACTTTGGCGCGTATGAAGGCTTTTGCGAAGATTCGTACAAGCGCGACTACTGAAATTATCCACGGGGATTCCAGAGAAGTGAAACTACCCAAGGGTATTGATATGGTATTTACGTCGCCTCCCTATGTCGGTTTAATAGATTATCATGAGCAGCATAGGTATGCCTATGAACTATTGGGGTTAGAGAACAACGAAAAGAGGGAAATCGGCGCAGCAAAAGGGGGGCAATCTGAAGATGCTAGAAAAAAATATATCGGGGGAATTAACGCGGTGCTTGCGCATACCAGAGATTATATGTCAAGAAATGCGATAATGGTAATCATCGTTAATGATAAATACGCTTTATATCAGCCAGAGGCTGTTGGTTTTAAATCTATTGGACGCGTAGAGCGTCATGTTAATCGCAGAACGGGTCGACGCAATGGGGCATTCTATGAGAGCATATTAATCTGGCAGAAATCATGA
- a CDS encoding TdeIII family type II restriction endonuclease, with product MISEAVGHQIKGYLEGFIQGMVDEAKMSKFNPKDLRPTRSMSSVGDLKPFHESLLPDGMLRITEFERSFSTKLGTSFEECSRLIAQSIHKRAERQHRVKGSISEAAIKRIEQIASSIGNGGIKSGYLDFVEEIIKLSGREPSSPRECIVDLFIETNAGVKLFFEIKSPKPNKGQCVEATSRLLQIHALTYQFYPKVKTYYATAYNPYGLAKETYKHSFALNYMDIKEEVLIGSEFWDLVGGKGTYDEILAIYQKVGKEKGPDMLDQLALGY from the coding sequence ATGATTTCGGAAGCAGTAGGACATCAGATCAAGGGCTACTTGGAGGGATTTATCCAAGGTATGGTAGATGAAGCAAAAATGAGTAAATTCAATCCCAAGGATTTAAGACCGACTCGTTCAATGTCATCTGTCGGTGATCTGAAGCCATTTCATGAATCACTTCTGCCTGACGGGATGCTGCGAATAACAGAATTTGAACGGTCGTTTTCAACAAAGCTTGGTACTTCTTTTGAGGAATGCTCGCGTCTAATTGCCCAAAGCATTCATAAGAGGGCAGAAAGACAACATCGCGTGAAAGGGTCGATAAGCGAGGCCGCCATAAAACGGATCGAACAAATCGCCAGTTCAATTGGGAATGGTGGCATAAAATCTGGATATCTTGACTTCGTAGAGGAAATAATCAAATTGAGCGGCCGTGAACCCAGTAGTCCGCGCGAGTGCATTGTTGATCTCTTTATTGAGACTAATGCCGGGGTGAAATTATTTTTTGAAATAAAGAGCCCAAAACCTAATAAGGGGCAGTGCGTGGAGGCTACCTCAAGATTGCTACAGATTCATGCACTAACATATCAATTCTATCCCAAGGTAAAGACGTATTATGCAACTGCATATAATCCTTATGGACTAGCCAAAGAAACCTATAAGCACAGCTTTGCCCTGAATTATATGGACATAAAGGAAGAAGTTCTAATTGGCTCGGAATTCTGGGATTTAGTGGGCGGCAAGGGGACTTATGACGAGATCCTGGCTATTTACCAGAAAGTGGGCAAAGAAAAAGGGCCTGACATGCTCGATCAGTTGGCCCTTGGGTATTAA